A single genomic interval of Stieleria maiorica harbors:
- the rplW gene encoding 50S ribosomal protein L23, translated as MARIQPPAPAETKIKLEPHQILLRPLVTEKGVHRATRHNEYAFEVHRMATKPEIKAAVEKLFDVKVDKVCTQNRKGKFRRTRNGLGRTSDWRRAIVHLHEDHKIDFF; from the coding sequence ATGGCAAGAATTCAACCACCCGCCCCGGCGGAAACGAAGATCAAGCTCGAGCCGCATCAGATCCTGTTGCGTCCGCTCGTGACTGAAAAAGGCGTCCACCGTGCGACGCGGCATAACGAATACGCGTTTGAAGTGCATCGCATGGCGACCAAGCCGGAGATCAAGGCAGCTGTCGAAAAGCTGTTCGATGTCAAGGTCGACAAGGTGTGCACGCAAAACCGCAAAGGCAAGTTTCGCCGGACCCGTAACGGGCTCGGGCGGACGTCCGACTGGCGGCGAGCCATCGTTCACTTGCACGAAGACCATAAAATCGACTTCTTCTAG